A DNA window from Bacteroidota bacterium contains the following coding sequences:
- the nrfH gene encoding cytochrome c nitrite reductase small subunit encodes MKKNSNSSSWRIIFSILLGAIFGILIFTLYISKASSYLSDEPETCVNCHIMAPQYATWNHSSHREVANCNDCHVPHDNVLNKYFFKAKDGINHAYVFSMRNEPQVITIKEESKEVVHQNCIRCHTERLNDPKLALMVDNHKEKMEARVCWECHQEVPHGRVKSLASTPNARIPLLKSPVPNWLNNIMN; translated from the coding sequence ATGAAAAAGAACTCCAACTCCTCATCATGGCGAATAATATTTTCGATTTTATTAGGTGCAATTTTCGGAATTTTGATATTCACATTGTATATTTCAAAAGCATCATCATATCTTTCCGATGAGCCTGAGACTTGCGTAAATTGCCATATCATGGCCCCACAATATGCCACATGGAATCATAGTTCCCATCGCGAGGTTGCAAATTGCAACGATTGCCATGTGCCGCACGACAATGTTTTAAATAAATATTTTTTTAAAGCAAAAGACGGTATTAATCATGCCTATGTTTTTTCAATGAGAAACGAACCTCAAGTTATTACTATAAAGGAAGAAAGCAAAGAGGTAGTTCATCAAAATTGTATTAGATGCCATACTGAAAGATTAAATGATCCGAAATTAGCACTCATGGTTGATAATCACAAAGAGAAAATGGAGGCGAGAGTTTGTTGGGAGTGTCATCAAGAAGTCCCTCATGGAAGAGTAAAAAGCTTGGCAAGTACTCCAAATGCAAGAATCCCTTTACTGAAAAGTCCAGTGCCAAATTGGCTCAACAATATAATGAATTAA
- a CDS encoding alginate export family protein: MKLLLKTQIFILLALFSINSFGQFSLSGEFRPRTEFSHGYKSLASPDQEASLFTAQRTRLNFDYKNDLYKVKLTLQDVRAWGSQKQLVSNEDFATSVHEAWAEVFFTEKISLKAGRQELVYDDHRIFGSVGWANQARSHDVALLKFKLDCDVHIGFAYNENTNRTNNFYDGPDAYKAMQFFHWNRKFEKLSASILFLNNGKAFADEVDSLGNVTAQGVQYSQTIGARLAYKAGKLGVAGYFYYQMGKDGTDTELSAYDAALDLSYGVSDNLSFNAGFELLSGDDGTDDKNNSFTPFYGTNHKFNGFMDYFYVGQPGGFGLQDIYLKGKYKHGKMFFALHAHLLSTAVDISEDFDKGLGTEIDFFCGYNLSKQANIKLGYSQMLGTESMEAIRGGSMDETSNWAWLMLTVKPTFFKSE; the protein is encoded by the coding sequence ATGAAATTATTATTAAAAACACAAATTTTTATACTATTAGCACTTTTCAGTATTAACTCGTTCGGACAATTTTCTTTAAGTGGAGAATTCAGACCACGTACCGAATTTAGCCATGGATATAAATCATTAGCCTCTCCTGACCAGGAAGCCTCATTATTCACAGCTCAGCGAACAAGATTAAATTTTGATTATAAAAATGACCTTTATAAAGTGAAATTGACACTTCAAGACGTTCGTGCCTGGGGAAGTCAAAAGCAATTAGTATCAAACGAAGATTTTGCTACTTCTGTACACGAAGCTTGGGCTGAGGTGTTTTTTACAGAGAAAATATCTTTAAAAGCAGGTCGTCAGGAATTGGTTTACGATGATCACAGAATTTTTGGAAGTGTTGGTTGGGCAAATCAAGCACGTTCGCATGATGTTGCTTTATTGAAATTTAAATTGGACTGTGATGTTCATATTGGGTTTGCTTACAATGAGAATACAAACAGAACCAATAATTTTTATGATGGACCAGATGCCTACAAAGCAATGCAATTTTTCCACTGGAATCGTAAATTTGAAAAACTTTCAGCAAGCATTTTGTTTTTAAATAATGGAAAAGCCTTTGCCGATGAAGTAGATAGCTTAGGAAATGTTACAGCGCAAGGAGTTCAATATAGCCAAACAATTGGGGCAAGACTTGCTTATAAAGCAGGGAAATTAGGAGTAGCTGGATATTTCTACTATCAGATGGGTAAAGACGGAACAGATACAGAATTAAGTGCATACGATGCTGCTCTAGATCTTTCTTATGGAGTTAGTGATAATCTTTCTTTTAATGCAGGATTTGAACTTCTTTCCGGAGACGATGGTACAGATGATAAAAACAATTCATTTACTCCTTTCTATGGAACAAATCATAAATTTAATGGATTTATGGATTATTTCTATGTTGGACAGCCAGGTGGATTTGGTTTACAAGATATTTATCTGAAAGGAAAATATAAGCATGGAAAAATGTTCTTTGCACTTCATGCACATCTTCTTTCAACTGCAGTAGATATTAGTGAAGATTTTGATAAAGGACTTGGTACAGAAATAGACTTTTTCTGTGGATATAACCTTTCGAAACAAGCAAATATCAAACTCGGATATTCCCAAATGCTTGGAACAGAATCTATGGAAGCAATCAGAGGTGGAAGTATGGATGAAACAAGCAACTGGGCTTGGTTGATGCTTACTGTTAAACCAACATTTTTCAAATCTGAATAA
- the nrfA gene encoding ammonia-forming cytochrome c nitrite reductase, producing the protein MTKKRGTINWIPFIISLVVVFILGLFASSILERRAEAVFAYAPQTKIADFEPRNEVWGKNFPRQYESYYETADTTFYSKYNGGGMIDMLEVDPRLVVMWAGYGFAKDYNQGRGHVYAVEDLRKSLRTGGPTNSSDGPMPATCWTCKSPDVPRVMNRDGVAEFYSGKWSRIGSEIVNPIGCGDCHDPETQDLTITRPALIEGFEKMGKDINKATHQEMRSLVCAQCHVEYYFDKNKVKGSAYLTLPWDNGLKCEDVEKYYDDLNFKDWTHKVSKAPMLKTQHPGYEIYLTGVHADRGVSCADCHMPYKSEGGVKFTDHKIQSPLNNVANSCQVCHREETDRLLEDVYDRQDKIIENRDKLEELIVRAHVEAKFAWDKGATEEQMKDILMDIRHAQWRWDYAAASHGGSFHSPVEVGRIISTGITIAQEGRIKLARLFADLGFNQEIPYPDITTKAKAQEFIGLDKEKMDATKAKFLRELAPKWDELAKERESKMNI; encoded by the coding sequence ATGACAAAGAAAAGAGGAACTATTAATTGGATACCATTTATCATCTCCTTGGTAGTGGTATTTATTTTAGGATTATTTGCATCGTCGATTTTGGAAAGGCGGGCAGAAGCAGTTTTTGCATATGCTCCGCAAACTAAGATTGCTGATTTCGAACCGAGAAACGAAGTTTGGGGGAAAAATTTTCCAAGGCAATACGAATCTTACTACGAAACTGCAGATACTACTTTTTATAGCAAGTATAATGGTGGTGGAATGATTGATATGTTAGAGGTTGATCCTCGCTTAGTGGTGATGTGGGCAGGATACGGTTTTGCAAAAGACTACAATCAAGGAAGAGGCCATGTTTATGCTGTGGAAGATCTTAGGAAATCATTAAGAACAGGAGGACCGACTAATAGTAGCGACGGACCAATGCCAGCAACATGTTGGACATGTAAAAGTCCTGATGTTCCAAGAGTTATGAACAGAGATGGTGTTGCAGAATTTTACTCCGGAAAATGGTCGAGAATAGGTTCGGAAATTGTTAATCCAATAGGTTGTGGTGATTGCCACGATCCTGAAACTCAGGATTTAACAATAACAAGACCTGCATTGATTGAAGGATTTGAAAAAATGGGGAAGGATATTAACAAAGCTACTCATCAGGAGATGAGGTCTTTGGTATGTGCACAATGTCACGTCGAATACTATTTCGATAAAAATAAAGTAAAAGGAAGTGCATATTTAACCTTACCTTGGGACAATGGTTTGAAATGTGAAGATGTTGAAAAATATTACGATGATTTAAATTTCAAAGATTGGACACATAAAGTAAGTAAAGCTCCAATGTTAAAAACTCAACATCCGGGATACGAGATTTATCTAACTGGTGTACATGCAGATAGAGGTGTTTCTTGTGCCGATTGTCATATGCCTTATAAAAGCGAAGGCGGTGTAAAATTCACAGATCATAAAATTCAAAGTCCATTAAATAATGTTGCTAATTCTTGTCAGGTATGCCACCGCGAAGAAACTGACAGATTATTAGAAGATGTTTATGACAGGCAAGACAAAATTATCGAGAACAGAGACAAATTGGAAGAATTGATAGTACGTGCACATGTTGAAGCAAAATTTGCCTGGGATAAAGGAGCTACAGAAGAGCAAATGAAAGATATTTTAATGGATATCAGACATGCTCAATGGAGATGGGATTATGCAGCAGCCAGCCATGGTGGATCATTTCACTCACCTGTTGAAGTTGGTCGAATTATTTCTACCGGAATTACTATCGCTCAAGAGGGCAGAATAAAATTAGCCAGATTGTTTGCCGATTTAGGATTTAACCAAGAAATTCCATATCCAGATATTACAACAAAAGCAAAAGCTCAGGAATTTATCGGACTCGACAAAGAAAAAATGGATGCTACTAAAGCAAAATTCTTGAGAGAATTAGCTCCTAAATGGGACGAATTAGCTAAAGAAAGAGAAAGTAAAATGAATATTTAA
- a CDS encoding dethiobiotin synthase: MKINKYVDISTLDREAKKDYIDRHSAFVHCEKSAKVGEKFKVKIKVGDEYMHPDDTDHYIAWVQLWNGEKMLAQANFVEGALGNAPNNLEVDFYIVPTKELKLTAQAFCTKHGLWQSEEVVVEV, from the coding sequence ATGAAAATTAATAAGTACGTTGATATTTCAACATTAGATAGAGAAGCAAAAAAAGATTATATTGACAGACATTCAGCATTTGTTCATTGTGAAAAAAGTGCAAAAGTTGGAGAAAAATTCAAAGTAAAAATAAAAGTCGGCGATGAATATATGCACCCCGATGATACAGACCACTACATTGCATGGGTTCAACTATGGAATGGAGAAAAAATGTTAGCACAGGCAAATTTTGTTGAAGGAGCTTTAGGTAATGCACCAAACAATCTTGAAGTAGATTTTTATATTGTTCCTACTAAAGAATTAAAATTGACTGCTCAAGCATTTTGTACTAAACATGGTTTATGGCAAAGCGAAGAAGTTGTAGTTGAAGTATAA
- a CDS encoding peroxiredoxin — protein MVSLIGKKAPEFKANAVVNGNEIVQGFSLDQYLGKKHVVFFFYPLDFTFVCPTELVAFQKQIEEFEKRDVAVVGCSVDSEFSHLAWLQTDLNKGGIKGVKYPVVADLSKTIAENYGVLAGEWDYNDEGEATFNGAPVAYRGLFLIDKEGIVKHSVINDLPLGRSVGEALRMVDALQHFEKYGEVCPANWKEGEDAMKATQDGVADYLSTH, from the coding sequence ATGGTATCTTTAATAGGTAAAAAAGCGCCTGAATTTAAGGCAAATGCAGTAGTAAATGGTAACGAAATAGTACAAGGATTTTCTTTGGATCAATATCTTGGGAAAAAACATGTAGTCTTTTTCTTCTACCCACTTGATTTCACATTTGTTTGTCCTACAGAATTAGTAGCCTTTCAAAAACAAATTGAAGAATTTGAAAAAAGAGATGTAGCAGTTGTTGGTTGTTCAGTTGATTCTGAATTTTCACATTTAGCTTGGCTACAAACCGATCTTAACAAAGGTGGAATAAAAGGTGTAAAATATCCTGTAGTTGCTGACTTATCGAAAACAATTGCCGAAAATTATGGCGTATTAGCAGGCGAATGGGATTATAATGACGAAGGTGAAGCAACTTTCAACGGAGCTCCAGTTGCTTATCGTGGATTATTTTTGATTGACAAAGAAGGAATAGTAAAACATTCTGTAATAAACGATCTTCCTCTTGGCAGAAGTGTTGGTGAAGCATTGAGAATGGTTGATGCACTACAACATTTTGAAAAGTACGGAGAAGTTTGTCCAGCAAACTGGAAAGAAGGCGAAGATGCAATGAAAGCTACACAAGATGGCGTTGCTGATTATTTAAGCACGCACTAA
- a CDS encoding MarR family transcriptional regulator: MDNKEKVLETISNANKPLKAGEISELSGIEKKDIDKAIKALKSEDKICSPKRCFYDINK, translated from the coding sequence ATGGATAACAAAGAAAAAGTACTTGAAACTATATCTAATGCAAATAAACCATTGAAAGCTGGAGAAATTTCAGAACTATCCGGTATAGAAAAAAAGGACATCGATAAAGCAATAAAAGCTCTGAAAAGCGAAGACAAAATCTGTTCTCCTAAAAGATGTTTTTACGATATTAACAAATAA
- a CDS encoding transcriptional repressor → MDNFGEYLKDKGVKPSYQRIKIFEYLYRNKNHPTVDMIYKELVNEIPTLSKTTVYNTLKLFSGKNIILLINIEENELRFDADTTDHGHFKCTKCGNILDFDIDLSEINTKNIEKYKIDETHLYIKGMCDKCK, encoded by the coding sequence ATGGATAATTTTGGAGAATATTTAAAGGATAAAGGAGTTAAACCTTCCTATCAAAGAATAAAAATCTTTGAATATTTATATCGAAACAAAAATCACCCAACTGTTGACATGATATATAAAGAGCTTGTGAATGAAATTCCAACATTGTCTAAAACAACAGTTTATAACACCTTAAAACTTTTTTCAGGAAAGAATATTATATTATTAATAAATATTGAAGAAAACGAATTAAGATTCGATGCGGATACTACAGATCATGGACATTTCAAATGTACAAAATGTGGGAATATATTAGATTTTGATATAGATCTTTCCGAAATAAATACAAAAAACATAGAAAAATATAAAATTGATGAAACACACCTATATATAAAAGGTATGTGCGATAAATGCAAATAA